The genomic DNA TGGCCCGAACTGGGGCGCCAGAAAGCGGTAATCACCATCGGCCCAGCCCAGAATGCCCTGGTGTGAGGCGAACGGCTGCGGCTCGCTGGCATCCACCTGCAGGTCGCCAGCGCCAATGGGCAGCCGCAGCACGCTGGTGACATGGCCCAGGTTGCTCTCCTGGCCGCTCATGCTTTTCCAGACCATCACCAGACCGGCGTCCAGGCCGGCTTTTTGCAGCAGCCCGGTAATGATGGTGCTTTGCAGCAGGCACTGGCGCTCGCCAGTCTTCACGATGCTGGCGAACTCGAAGCCGCGTTCCAGGCTGAATTTCGGCACCACTTTCTTGATGAATTTGTGCGCCCAGGCGGCGGTGTCACGGGCCAGCGCATCCTTCTCGGCCGGGGACTTGGCAGCCTGTAGCTGTGCCTTTCGCCGGGCCAGCGCCTGATCCAGGGTCTGGCCGCCCGCCAGAGGCACGCCGCCGCGCAAGTAGGCGTCGGCCAGCCAGCTCTGGAAATGGCCCGGCATCCCGGCCAGGCGGTACGAGTCGTCGGCCAGGGCCTGGAAGTTCTTGCCGCCGTAGCTCAGGTCGGCCGGCGTAGCGGCCGCCGCGCAGGCCAGCGGCGTCAGCATCAGAGTGGTGGCAAGCACAGCACTGAATTTTCTTTTGAACATTTTTGGCTCCTCTTCTGAGAATGAACGGGAACGAAGGCGGCCGGGTGAGAGTGGAAGCGGCACAGAGGCACGAAGCCGAGCTAGAGCTTCCAGATCATCCCCCGGCGGGCCATCCAGGCCAGGCCCAGCCAGACGGCCAGCACGTAGCTCAGCGTGTAGGCCCAGCCGCCCCCAGCTGGCCCGAAACTGGCCCGGGCCAGCTCCAGCAGCGAGGCCGCGACCGATTCGGTCTTGCCGGTCCAAGTGACCTGCCAGTCCAGCAGAATCCACACTTTGATCAGGATGGGCAGCACGTAGCCGGCCAGCGCGTTGCGGCCCGGAATGGTCAGCGGGGCCAGCAGCGCCGCGCCGCCGGGCACCCGGCCGGAATCGGCCAGCAGCCAGAAGGCCAGAATGCCCAAAGTACCCAGGCCAGCGCTGTACAGCACATAGGGCGGCGTCCAGAGAGCCTTGCTGAACGGCAGCTGCCCGCTGGCGGCCCAGCCGTATCCCAGCGCGCCGAACAGCAGACCCAGCCCCAGCAGTTTCCAGGGGGCGCCGGGGTCTTTTTGCTGGAGTGGGCGGGCCACCGCCGCGCCCAGCAGCACCAGCGCCGTAGCCGGAACCACCGAGAGCAGCCCGCGCAGGCCCCAGGGGGAAAGCCAGGCGTCGTTCAGGGCCTGAACCGGGTTGGCCGTTTCGCCCACCACGCCTATGCCGCCCGGATGCGGCGTCACTGTCAGAAACAGGGCGTAGCCCAGCAGCAAGGCGCCCGCGACCAGCAGCTGCCAGCGCCCACGCAGGCGGCCGCACAGCGCCGCAAAAAAGGTGGCCAGGGCAATCAGCTGCAGCACCCCCAGCCCCAGCGTCGGCGCATGCTGGGTCACGCTGGTCACGAAGGCACCCAGCAGGTACAGCCGCGCGGCGCGGGTCAGCAGGCGGCGAAAGCGCAGCCGGCCGGTCACGCCCGCTTTCTGCATGGCGGCCAGCGAGAACGGCAGGGCAGCCCCAGCGCAGAACAGAAACCAGGGAAACACCAGGTCGGTCAGCGTCAGGCCGCCGAAAGGAGCGTGGACCAGCTGCGCCGGCGTAAAGTCGCCCAGCGCGACGTTGTTGACCAGCAGCATCAGCAGCACGGTCAGGCCGCGCCAGGCGTCCAGGGCGGTCAGCCGGAAGCGGCGGGCCGGTGGCTGGGCGGGGGAGGCGGGGGCAGCCGGGCCGACCTCGGACGCCTGTGCATGTACTTGAACCTCCGGGCCAGCCAACTCTGTTGCCATGTCTTTACCCCTTTGCGCCGCTGTTCGCCTGCTTGCCACTGCACCCTAGAGAGCGAAGATCAAAGGACGGTGAAACGGCTGGCAAGGCAGCCCATCGGCCGCAGCGCTGCCTTGCCTAGTCAGCCGGCTGAGCTTCCGGGCCGGTCGGCTGCCCGTCCAGGCTCAGATTCACCGCCAGCACGTTCACGCGCGGCTCACCCAGCAGGCCCAGGTCACGGCCCTTCAGGTGGGCGCGAATCACTTTTTCCACCTCGGCAGGCTGCACGCCCCGCGCCTGAGCGATGCGGCTGACCTGCAGCAGCGCCGTTGCCAGCGTCACGTCAGGGTCCAGGCCGCTGGCCGAGGCGGTCACGGCATCTACAGGCACCGGCACGTCCGCGCCCAGGCCGTTTTCCTGGCGGAAGGCAGTGATGCGCCCTTGCACCGCGTCCCGCAGTTTGGCATTGGTGGGGCCCCAGTTGCTGGCGCCGGAGTTCTCGGCGTTGTAGGGCTGGGGGCCGCTGCCGTCGGTCTTGTTGGTCATGGAGGGGCGACCGTGCAGGTAACGCGGCGAGGTGAAGTTCTGGCCCAGGACCGCCGAGCCGACCACCTGGCCGCCCCGCGTCACCAGGCTGCCGCCCGTCTGATTCGGAAACGCGGCGCCCGCGACCAGGGTGGTCAGCAGCGCACTGAGCAGCAGCCGGGGCAGCGGCGTGGGGCGCTCGGCGGGGAGGGAGGCAGAGTCCTGAAGGTGGGCATTGGGGGTGGTCATTTTGGTTCCTCCTTGAACGTGGTTTTATCGGTGGGGTTGGGCGGTCACAGACCCCTCACCCCTTGCTTTGCAAGGCCCTCTCCCCTGGGGAGAGGGAGGGAGCCGTGCCAGCGGCGGAAGGGTGAGGGGTTATTTCAGCACCACGCCCCGCAGCATCTGGAGGTGGTCGGCGACCGGCCCCAGCGTCAGCGCGGGCAGGAAAGTCAGCGCGCCCACGATCAGGATCACGAACACGGTCAGAGCGCCGAACAGCGCGGTGTCGGTGGGCAGGGTGCCGGAGCCGGTCGGCACGCGCCGTTTGACCGCCAGCATCCCCGCGACCGCCAGCATCGGCAGCAGCATCAGGTAGCGGCCCATCAACATGCTCAGGCCGATGGTGAGGTTGTAAAAGAGGGTGTTGGCGCTCAGGCCGGCAAAGGCGCTGCCGTTGTTAGCGGTGCCGAACGTGTAGGCGTACAGAATTTCGGAAAAGCCGTGCGGGCCGGGGTTGTTCAGCGAACCCAGGGCGCCGGGCAGCACCACGGCCAGCGCGCTGAAGCCCAGGATGCTCAGCGGGTGGGCGAGAACCGCCAGCATGGTCAGCTTGACTTCCTTCGCCTCAATCTTCTTGCCCAGGAATTCCGGCGTGCGGCCCACCATCAGCCCGGCGATAAACACGCCCAGCACCAGGTACTGCACGAAGTTGATAAAGCCCACGCCCTTGCCGCCGAAGACGTTGTTGAGCATCATCTGCAGCATCGGCACGAAACCGCCCATGCCGGTGAACGAGTCGTGCATGGCGTCCACGCTGCCGGTGGTCGCGGCGGTGGTCGTGGTGGCGAACAGCGAGGTCTGCGCGATGCCGAAGCGCACCTCCTTGCCTTCCATGTTGCCGCCCGCCTGGGTCGCCGTGATGGCCTGCTCCGCGCCTAAGCCGCTCAGGATGGGGTTACCGGCCTGCTCGAAGCCGAAGATCAGGGCCAGGAAGCCCACGAACATCACCAGCATCCCGCCGAAGATGACCCAGCCCTGTTTCAGGTTGCCCAGCATCCGCCCGAACACATAGGTCAGCGCCGAGGGCAGCAGCAGCATGGAGAGGATGTGCAGCGCGTTGGTGAGCGGGGTGGGGTTCTCGAAGGGATGCGCGGCGTTCATGGAGAAAAAGCCCCCGCCGTTGGTGCCGATGTGTTTGATGCTTTCCAGACTGGCGACCGGCCCCAGGGCGATGCGCTGGGCCGCGCCTTCCAGCGTGGTGGCCGTCGCGTAGGCGTTCAAGGTCTGCGGCATCCCCTGCCACACGAACACCAGCGCCAACACGAAGCAGACGGGCAGCAGCACCCGGTAAATCAGCCGGGTCACGTCCACCCAGAAGTTGCCCAGGTTGGCGCCGTCGCGCCCCGCCAGCCCGCGCATAAAGGCCAGCGCCGCCGCAAAGCCGGTGGCCGCCGAGGTGAACATGAAGGTCGTGATGACCGCCATCTGCGAAAAGTACGACAGGCTCTGCTCGCCGCTGTAGGCCTGCCAGTTGGTGTTGGTCATGAAGCTGACCACGGTGTTCGAGGCGAGGTCGGGCGACTGCGCGGCCAGGCCCGCCGGGTTCCAGGGCAGCAGCCCTTGCAGCCGCAGCAGCAGGTAAGCCAGCAGCAGCATGACCAGGTTGGACACCACGATGGCGAGGCCGTAGCGCTTCCAGTCCATCCGTTCGCGGGGATTGACGCCGATGACGCGGTAGGTGAGCCGCTCCAGGGCGGTGTCTTTGTGTCCACTGGCCAAGCTGTACAGCCAGTTGCCGACGGGAACGACCAGCGCCGCCATTACGGCGAGCAGCACCACGAATTGCACGAGAGATGCGGGCATGGTTTAAAAGTCCTCCGGATGCAGCAGCGAGTACAGCAGGTAGACGAACAGGGCCAGCGAAATCAGGGCGAGGGCGAGAATCATAAAACCTCCATTGGAAAGGGTTCCCCGAACGCTTGCCAACCGAGCGGACGCGAGAAGGAGCCGGCCGGGGTTGCTTGGAACGGAGCAGCAGACGGCGCTTTTCCGGCTGATGTGGAGTGGAGAGCAGGCCCGGTCATAATTTGTCCATGCCTTTCAGGTAGGCGGCGCACAGGGCGAAAAAGACGACGAGCAGCAAGGGAAGGAGAATGTCCATAGGTTTTTTCCTTTGGCAAGGCACAGGAGCGGGGAGGCGCGGGGGCCTCAGCGCATCAACGGCGTAATCAGCAGGTCAATCAGCTTGATGAACACGAAGGGAATCAGCACGCCGCCCAGGCCGTAGGCCAGCAGGTTGCGGTTGAGCAGCGCTCCGGCGCTCATCGGCTTATAAGGCACGCCCCTCAGCGCCAGCGGAATCAGCGCGGGAATGACCAGCGCGTTGAAAATCACGGCGCTCAGCACGGCGCTGCCCGGCGAGTGCAGGCCCATCACGTTCAGCACGCCGAGTTGCGGGTAGGCGGTCACGAACAGCGCCGGCAGAATGGCGAAGTACTTGGCGACGTCGTTGGCGATGGAAAAGGTGGTCAGCGCCCCGCGCGTGATCAGCAGACCTTTGCCGATTTCCACCACTTCCAGCAGCTTGGTGGGGTCCGAGTCGAGGTCCACCATGTTGCCGGCTTCCTTGGCGGCCTGGGTGCCGGAGTTCATGGCGAGGCCCACGTCGGCCTGCGCGAGCGCCGGAGCGTCGTTGGTGCCGTCGCCCATCATGGCGACCAGCTTGCCGCTCGCCTGCTCCTGCCGAATCATCTCCATCTTGTCTTCGGGCGTGGCCTCGGCCAGAAAGCCGTCCACGCCAGCTTCTTTGGCAATCGCCTCGGCGGTCAGCGGGTTGTCGCCGGTAATCATGACAGTGCGCAGGCCCATGCGCCGCAGCTGCTCGAAGCGCTCGCGGATGCCGGGTTTGATGATGTCGGAGAGCGCCACCACGCCCAGCAGCCGGTCGTTTTCGATGACGGTGAGCGGCGTGGCGCCCTGACGCGACACCTCGTCGGTGATGGCGGCGAGTTCGGGCGGAATGCGGCCCCCGCGCTCCCCCGCCAGCGCTGAGATGCGGCTGCCCGCGCCCTTGCGGATGGAGGTGCCGGGAAAATCCACGCCGCTCATGCGGGTCTGGGCGGTGAATTCGATGAACTCGGCGCTGGCGGGTTCGGGCGCGTCCACGCCGAGTTGCCGGGCCAGCGCGACGATGCTTTTGCCCTCGGGCGTGGGGTCGGCGAGGCTACTCAGCAGTGCGGCTTGCGCCAGTTCCGCCTCGGTCACGCCGGGCAGCGGGTGAAATTTGGTCGCCATGCGGTTACCGATGGTGATGGTGCCGGTTTTGTCGAGCAGCAGCACGTCCACGTCGCCCGCCACCTCCACCGCCTTGCCGCTTTTGGCAATCACGTTGGCCTGCAGCGCCCGGTCCATCCCGGCGATGCCGATGGCCGGCAGCAGCCCGCCGATGGTGGTGGGAATCAGGCAGACCAGCAGCGCAATGAGGGTGACCGCCGAGGCCGGCGCGCCCGCGTACACCGTGAAGGGATAGAGCGTGACCACCGCCAGCAGGAAAATCAGGGTGAGGCCCGAGAGCAAAATAGACAGCGCAATTTCGTTGGGCGTCTTCTGGCGGCTGGCGCCCTCCACCAGCGCGATCATGCGGTCGAGGAAGCTCTCGCCCGCGCCGGAGGTGATTTGCACCACGATGCGGTCGGAGAGCACCTTGGTCCCGCCGGTCACGCCGCTGTGGTCGGTGCCGGCTTCGCGGATGACGGGGGCCGATTCGCCGGTGATGGCGCTCTCGTCCACGCTGGCGAGGCCCTCCACGATTTCGCCGTCGGCGGGAATCATCTCGCCCGCTTCCACGACGACCAGGTCGCCGCGCTGAAGCTGTGTGCCGGCCACGACTTCCTCGCGGCCGTTCATCAGCCGCCGGGCTTTGACGTCTTCACGCGCCGAACGCAGCGACGCCGCCTGCGCCTTGCCGCGCGCCTCGGCTAATCCTTCAGCGAAGTTGGCGAACAGGACGGTCAGCAGCAGCAGCGTCACGGCCAGCTCATAGCCCCAGGGCTTGCCGGTCAGCAGGTTGGCGACGGTCAGATAAGCGGTGAGCGCGGTGCCCACGTACACCACGAACATCACCGGGTTGCGGGCCTGGTCGCGCGGCGAGAGCTTGGCAAAGCTGGCCTTGACGGCGCCGCGCACCAGCTCGGGAGAAAAGATGCTCTGTTGAGGCTGAGGGGCCGCTGTCATGGCACCCACCGGAAAGAGAAACTCTGCATGCCCCGTACTGTGCGCCGGCTTCCCAGGGCGGCACACTGGCCGGCTGGCGGCCCCGACTGGCCAGTTGGCCAGTGGAGGTCCCGGCAGCCGGCTCTATGGTAAAAGGCATGGCCCGGATGACCACCCGCGAATTCCTGCGCGAACTGTTCGCCCCGCCGGCTCTGCCGCTTGCGCCCCAGGTCGTCTGGGCGGTGTGCGTGACCCTGATGGCGCTGGCCTTCGTGGCCGACCTGATGACGCCGGCCTCGCTGGCGGTGGGCACGGTGCTGAGCGCGGCAGTGGCCTTCAGCATGCTGGGCGGACGGCGCGAGGTAACCTGGCAGCTGACTGCGCTGGCACTGACGCTGAACCTGGCCGCCGGGCTCTGGAATGCCCAGCGCGACGGCCTGGACACCACCGCCCTGCTCAACCGCCTGACCAGCCTGGTGACGGTCTTTCTGGTGGGGGCGCTGACCCTGCGCGCCCGTGAAGCGTCCGAGCGGGGCGTGCGGCTGGAAGAAGACCAGCGCCAGCTGACCCGCGAGCGCACCCTGCGGGCCCTGGCCCAGAGCATGGGCGGCCCGCTGGGGCAAAGCGAATTCGTGGAGCGGGCCGCCCCGGCCCTGCTGGAAGCCAGCGGCGCGCTGCGGGTGGAAATCGGCGCGGTGGAAAAGGCCATGCTGCGGGGACCACACGCCCTGGCCGCCGTCAGCGACGACCTGCTGGAACCGTCACGGCTGGGCAGCCGCATTCCGCTGGAATATCTGGCGCACCCGGCGCACGCCGGCAACCTCTGGGCAGTGGACGGCGGCCACACCTGGCTGGCGCGGCTGCGGCGTCCCAGCGAGGGCGACCTGCTGATTATTCTGAGCGGCCCCAAGCTAGAACCGGCCCTGCTGGCCGAGGCGGTAGGGGCGCTGCAGCCCCTGCTGGAACGCACCGTGCTGCTGGACGACCTGCGCGAGAACCGCGCCCAGCTGGAACGTCGCGGCGAGGTGATGCGCGACCTGATCTACGCTTTTTCGCACGACTTGCGCACGCCCCTGATGGCCAACGCCATGAACATGCGGGCGGCGCTAGGCGGTGCCTACGGCCCGCTGCCGGAGGAGTACCGCGCCACGCTGCGCCACGGCCTGGAATCCAACGCGGCGCTGCTCTCGCTGGCCGAGCAGCTGCTGGAAGTGGCCCGCTTCGAGAGCGGACAGATCATGGACGACCCGCCCGAGCCGGTGCCGCTGCGCCCGCTGGTGGAGGGTGTGCTGGCCGAACTGGAGCCGCAAATCCAGGAAAAAGGCATTGAATTGGAGACCAGCCTGACTCCGCTGACCGTGCCCGGCTGGCCGCACGAACTGCGCCGCGCTGTGCAGAACCTGGCCGGCAACGCCATCAAGTTCGTGCCGCCCGGCGGCCGGGTGCGGGTGCAGCTGAGCGAGGAATACGGTGAAGCGGTGCTGCGGGTGGCCGACAACGGGGCCGGGGTGCCGCTCAGCCAGGAAGCCCAGCTGTTCCGGCGTTTCCGGGGCAGCGGCGCCGGCAGTGGCAAGGGCCTGGGCCTGTACCTCACCCGGCAGATTGCTCTGGCGCACGGTGGGCAGGTCTCTTATCGCCGCGCGTCCGGCGAGGGGGGGGGGAGCAGGCGGCGGCCCTTACAGCGTCTTCACCCTGAGCCTGCCGCTGACGTCTGTCCCACTGCCAGCAGGGCGCAGAGCAGGCAAAATGTCAGAGGCATGAGCGAACAGAGCACCCGCATCCTGATCGTCGAGGATCATCCTTTTACCCGTGACGGCCTGCGGGCCATCCTTAATCTGGAGCCGGACCTGGACGTGGTGGCCGAAGCCCGCAGCGGCGAAGAAGCGCTGGAGCTGCTGGAGCACACAGCGGTGGACCTGGTGATCATGGACATCGGGCTGCCGGGGATGGACGGCATCGAGGCAGTCAGCCGCATCCGGGCGCGCTGGCCGCAGCTGCACACGGTGATGCTGACCGCCCACGACATGCGCCAGGAGGTGCTGGCGGCGCTGGCTTCCGGGGCGCAGGCCTACTGCCTCAAGAGTGCCTCACCGGAACTGCTGCTGCTGGCGGTGCGGGCGGCCGCTTCCGGCAGCGCCTACCTTGACCCGCAGGTGGCCCACCACGTGCTGGGCGAGATCCGCGCGCCGTATCAGGCCGACCTGCTGACCGCCCGCGAGCGGCAGGTGCTGCGCGGCATCGCCGAGGGCCAGGCCAACCGCGAAATCGCCGCCGACCTGGGCATCAGCACCAGCATGGTCAAGCTGCATGTGCAGGAGATTCTGGACAAATTGCAGGCCGCCGACCGCACCCAGGCTGCCGTCAAGGCGCTGCGCAGCGGCATGATCTAGCTTCCCCCGGCCAGCTGCGCGGACTTTATTCCGGGCCGAACAGCCAGGGCTGCGCGGGCAGCTCATCCGCCGGCGACAGGCTGCTCACGGTGACGCCGGTCAGCCGTACCCCGCGCCCGGCCCGGAATTCAGGCGCCAGCAATTCGGCGCTGAGCAGATGCGCGACCGCCTGTTCCAGCTCGGCGGCCTGCCGCAGCGGGCGGGGCAGGGTCTGCTGCCGGGTCAGGGTGCGGCGGTCGGAGAATTTCAGTTTCAGCGTCACCGTGCGCCCGACCAGCCCGGCCCGCTCCAGCCGCGCCGCCACCTGCGCGGCCAGCGCCGGCAACCGGGCCCGCACTGCCGGCAGACCGTAAAGATCGTCGGCATAGGTTTCCTCGCTGCCGATGCTCTTGTGCGGCCTGTTGGCCTCCACCGGGCGGTCGTCCTGCCCATGGGCGATGCGCCAGAAATGCCCCCCGCCTTGCCGAAGTGCCGGGTCAGCAGCTCCGGCGAGCCCGCCCGCAGCTCCGCGCCGGTCCCGATGCCCAACGCCCGCAGCCGGCGGGCCGTGGCCGGGCCGATGCCGTGAAAAGCCTCAACCGGCAGTTCCAACAGCAGGGCGTCTGCCTCGGCCGGCAGCAGCACGGTCAGGCCGTCGGGCTTGTTCAGGCCGCTGGCTAACTTGGCCAGGAACTTGTTCACGCTGACCCCGGCGGTGGCGCTCAGGCCGGTGCGCCGGCGAATCTCCGAGCGGATGGCGCGGGCGATCAGGGTGGCGCTGGGCGGGCCGCGCCGCGGCTCGGTGACATCCAGATAAGCCTCGTCCAGCGACAGCGGCTCGACGGCAGCCGTGTACTCGTGAAACACCTCATGCAGCTGCCCGCTCACCTCACGGTAAGCCGCAAAGCGCGGCGGCACCACCAGCAGCCCCGGGCAGCGTTCTAGGGCGCGGTAAAGCGGCATGGCGCTGTGCACGCCAAAAGGCCGCGCCTCGTAGCTGGCGGTCAGCACCACGCTACGCCGCCCACCCCAGGCCACCGCCAGCGGCTGGCCGCGCAGCTCGGGGTGATCCCGCTGCTCGACCGAGGCGTAAAAAGCGTCCATATCCACATGAATGATCTTGCGCTGCGGCGCACTCACGGCGCCCAGTTTACGCCCAGCATCGCCTGGACCAATCTGCCCAGCGCAGCATTCTTCAACCCAGCGCCCTATCAACCCAGCGCCACATCCAGCACCATCATGGCGACGAACCCGCCCAGCGCCGAGAGGGTTGCCAAGTCGGTCAAGCCGGTGCGCTGGGATTCGGGAATCAGTTCCTCGATCACCACGAAAATCATCGCGCCGGCCGCGAAGCTCAGGGCGTAGGGCAAAAAGGGGAGAGCATTCACCACGAACAGCGCACCCAGGTAGCCCCCGACCGGCTCCACCAGCGCCGACGCCTGCCCGAACATGAACGCCCGCCGGCGCGAGAGGCCGGCCGCGTACAGCGGCAGGGCCACCGCCAGCCCTTCTGGAATGTTCTGAATACCGATCCCCAGCGCCAGGGCCAGCGCGCTGCCCAGCGTGGCTCCCTCTGCGCCCTGGCCGGCCCGCCGAAGCTGACGTCCACCGCCATGCCTTCAGGCAGGTTGTGGATGGTCATGGCGGCCAGCAGCAGGGCGCCCTGTGACCAGCGCACCGGCACGCCCTCGGCCTGCTCGCGGGCGAAACCGGGGTGCAGGTGCGGCAGCAGTTTGTCCAGCCCGCCCACAAAGCCGGCGCCCAGCAGCAGCCCCACGGCCGCCGGAACCCAGGGCACCATGCCCTGATTCCCGGCCATCTCTATCGCCGGGTTGAGCAGCGACCAGAAGCTGGCGGCCAGCATCACCCCGGCGGCCAGGCCCTGGGCGGCACTCAGCAGCCGCGGACTGACCGAGCGCGTAAACAGCACCAGCGAAGCCCCCAGCGCCGTAAGAGACCAGGTAAAAATGGTGGCACCCAGGGCCTGCTGAGGGGGAGAAAGCTGCTGGAAAAAGGAAAACAGGCCGTCCACCGCCCTATGCTGCCACAGCCCCGCGCAGCCTGCGGGCGCGCACCGCGCAGGAGCTCAGGAAAAGGTTACACAGGACTGCGCAATAAACGTTAGATTAAGGGGTATGCCCGCAGCGGTTTCTCCCTCCGAAGACATATTCGTGGCCAGTTGCGCCCGGCTGGCCGATTTTCAGCAAGTCGCGGAGGTGCTGGAATTCGTGCTTGGCACCGTGGGCGAGGCCCTGGCTGCTCCGGCCGGCGCCGCTTTTCCAGTGTCCGGCGGCCAACTGCTGACCTCGGCTGCCGCTGCGGTTCTCTGGGGGCAGCCGGCCCCGGCGTTCCTGGAAAAAGCCGCCACTCTGGCCACAAACTCTCTGGCCACAAACTCTCTGGCCACAAACTCTCTGGCTGCAGACTCTCTGGCCGCGAACAATCTGACGCAGGCGGCTCCGCTGGCCGGGGAGAGCGGCCCGCTGACCCTGCCGCTGCGCCCGCAGCCGCAGTCTGCCCCCGGTGCCGTGCTGGTGCTGGACCGGCCGGCCGGCAGTGCAGCCGCGCTTCCGGGCCTGACACCAGGTCTGGAAACTTTTCTCAGCCTGAGTGCGCTGGCGCTGGACCGGCTGCAGCAGCAAGCGGCGCTCAAGCAGCTACAGCGCCAGCAGAAGCGGGAGCGGCAGCTGCTGATGGCCAGCCCGGTCGCCATCGCGGCCGGCCGGCTGGATGGCCGGCTCACTCTGGTCAACGACGCCTATCTGAACCTGCTGCGCTACAGCCGCACCGAATTCGATTCCGGCCTAATCAACTGGGCCAACCTGACCCCGCCCGAGTACCGGGGCACCGACGACGAAGCGTTTCAGCGCGCCTACAGCGCCGGGGAATCCGGCTGGTACGAAAAGGAGATGCTCAACCGGCAGGGCGAGCGCATTCCGCTGCGGGTCAATCTGTTCCGGCAGGGCGAGCACGGCAACGACGACGATATTCTGGTAGTGGGCTACCTGCACGACCTGCGCGAACAGCGGGCGCTGGAAGCGGCGCAGGCCAGCATGACGGCCGAGATGAATGCCCTACTGCAGCAGCAGGGGCTGTCGCTGGCGCAGCTGGCGGCGCAACTTCAGACTCAAAACGGCGAACTTGAAGCCCGCACCCGGGTGCTCGAAGGCATG from Deinococcus sp. Marseille-Q6407 includes the following:
- a CDS encoding ZIP family metal transporter, with the translated sequence MDGLFSFFQQLSPPQQALGATIFTWSLTALGASLVLFTRSVSPRLLSAAQGLAAGVMLAASFWSLLNPAIEMAGNQGMVPWVPAAVGLLLGAGFVGGLDKLLPHLHPGFAREQAEGVPVRWSQGALLLAAMTIHNLPEGMAVDVSFGGPARAQREPRWAARWPWRWGSVFRTFQKGWRWPCRCTRPASRAGGRSCSGRRRRWWSRSGATWVRCSW